A single window of Ignavibacteriota bacterium DNA harbors:
- a CDS encoding T9SS type A sorting domain-containing protein, with translation MLKILSLILTFFTLQILAFASQDMFYRLDSDFRGACFFGESSLIVVGSNGMAIVSLDNGETWSGNPTNTSNSLLSAAYQQNTNCLFAVGRSGTVIKSSNLGEKWEIVDIGADTTLNTIIFYKNIGIVAGDNGNLFKTTDNGITWFKINLNTKSKLVSSEVLNNGRIIISDLYAGVYISDDGFETWEFNDYSSLINNSVINKVRSSCETVIINSLRGFLKSNDNGANWEFFNFNERVVQDFIIFDDSRIVALCNPVPGDIANLVNLYEIYFTDSIKCNFYNYNHDFSKASYFSSALGLAINSFSESRKAVIYGQHNSIVLSEFPYNQWYMKSYLDISGFNPIFFLNSKTGFLGSKRQKVFRTTNGGITWLPQMEDDFLGFDVTHLHFNDTINGISCTSSSYSNAFNRTTKDGGRSYKNIEDNSIKGGNYSYFNSDIFVSLKYKTTIREIFSSISFNNLLNNKNNQIYLDSFFLNNAKALSESSWILAGSRYEQYDFDTLNMRIIKRTYPVVLLTQDFGATYEIIKSDFDFTYPLNFHSFLDGKLIIMSTLKESDEGNIYRSYKSTDRGYSWELVFESMDIKPSLIEIYEDGSGFMMGSFLQILTTNNFGDTWEIVSDDKFFKYELYRFNYVDQTLFAVGNNQLFKLKPGEKIPTSIKEVESVESGPPPFWLYPPYPNPATNRISFSLLWDKRISEDGLKIELFDVRGIKVMDITDMPKIFELDNKATVTFHPSGLSSGIYYLRVQYEGFSKAMPIFISH, from the coding sequence ATGCTTAAAATATTGTCCTTAATACTAACATTTTTCACACTGCAAATTTTGGCTTTTGCATCTCAGGATATGTTTTATAGGTTGGATTCAGATTTTCGTGGTGCCTGCTTTTTTGGTGAAAGTAGTTTAATAGTTGTTGGAAGCAATGGAATGGCAATTGTTTCGCTTGATAATGGAGAAACCTGGTCGGGAAATCCCACTAATACTTCAAACAGCTTACTATCAGCTGCTTATCAGCAGAATACCAATTGCCTTTTTGCGGTTGGACGTAGTGGAACTGTGATTAAATCCTCAAACTTAGGTGAGAAATGGGAAATTGTCGATATTGGTGCTGATACAACTCTCAATACGATAATATTTTATAAGAATATTGGTATTGTAGCAGGAGATAACGGCAATTTATTCAAAACAACTGATAATGGGATTACTTGGTTCAAGATTAACTTAAATACTAAAAGCAAACTTGTAAGTTCAGAAGTATTAAATAATGGTAGAATTATTATAAGTGATTTATACGCAGGGGTTTATATATCTGATGATGGTTTTGAAACATGGGAATTTAACGATTATTCTTCTTTGATAAATAATAGTGTAATAAATAAGGTAAGAAGCTCCTGTGAGACTGTAATAATTAATTCATTAAGGGGGTTTCTGAAATCTAATGATAATGGTGCTAACTGGGAATTTTTCAATTTTAATGAAAGAGTAGTTCAGGATTTTATTATTTTTGATGATAGTAGAATTGTTGCTCTATGCAATCCTGTTCCGGGAGATATAGCAAACTTGGTTAATCTTTATGAAATTTACTTTACTGATTCTATCAAATGTAATTTTTATAATTATAATCATGACTTTTCAAAAGCATCGTATTTCTCGTCTGCCCTTGGTTTGGCTATTAATAGTTTTAGTGAATCCCGAAAAGCAGTAATTTACGGACAGCACAATTCAATAGTTTTGTCCGAATTCCCTTATAATCAATGGTATATGAAGTCTTATCTTGACATATCAGGATTTAATCCAATTTTTTTCCTGAATTCAAAAACCGGTTTTTTAGGTTCGAAAAGACAAAAAGTATTTCGAACAACAAATGGTGGCATAACATGGCTCCCACAAATGGAGGATGATTTTTTGGGTTTTGATGTAACACATCTACATTTTAATGACACTATTAATGGTATTTCCTGTACAAGCTCATCGTACTCTAACGCCTTTAACAGAACTACTAAGGATGGTGGAAGAAGTTACAAAAATATTGAAGATAATTCAATTAAGGGAGGTAATTACTCATATTTTAATAGTGATATTTTTGTTTCTCTAAAATACAAAACAACAATCAGAGAAATATTTTCGAGTATAAGTTTCAATAATTTATTAAATAATAAAAATAACCAAATTTATCTTGATTCATTTTTCCTTAATAACGCTAAAGCACTTTCTGAAAGCAGTTGGATATTAGCAGGTTCAAGATATGAACAATACGATTTTGATACATTGAATATGAGAATCATAAAAAGAACATATCCGGTTGTATTATTGACACAGGATTTCGGCGCAACTTATGAAATTATTAAATCAGATTTTGATTTTACATATCCATTAAATTTTCATTCATTTCTGGATGGAAAATTAATAATTATGTCAACATTAAAAGAATCTGATGAAGGAAATATTTATCGTAGTTATAAATCAACAGACCGTGGGTATTCCTGGGAATTAGTTTTTGAAAGCATGGATATAAAACCGTCCTTAATTGAAATATATGAGGATGGTAGCGGATTTATGATGGGTTCATTTTTGCAAATACTTACAACAAATAATTTTGGTGATACTTGGGAAATTGTATCTGATGATAAGTTTTTTAAATATGAATTATACAGATTTAATTATGTTGACCAAACACTTTTTGCAGTTGGGAATAACCAATTATTCAAGTTGAAGCCGGGAGAAAAAATCCCGACATCAATAAAGGAAGTTGAATCTGTAGAAAGCGGTCCGCCACCGTTCTGGCTATATCCACCTTACCCAAATCCTGCAACAAACAGAATTTCGTTTTCGTTATTATGGGATAAAAGGATATCGGAAGATGGTCTCAAAATTGAGCTATTTGATGTCCGTGGAATAAAAGTAATGGATATAACAGATATGCCCAAAATTTTTGAACTTGACAATAAAGCAACAGTAACATTCCACCCGAGCGGTTTATCATCAGGAATTTACTATTTGCGGGTTCAATATGAAGGATTTAGTAAAGCTATGCCAATTTTCATCAGCCATTAA